The following proteins are co-located in the Paludibaculum fermentans genome:
- a CDS encoding 3-keto-disaccharide hydrolase has translation MTASRGLVARLVRPRLSLGAALTLCLAGLPAGLSGQSVPPALESPGVRPPQTGPNGEKYIGMPKFHEPAPYDINEHTGYHQIFDGSSFQGWDADPGIWRVENGVMIGETLEGKPKGNNYIVYKGDKPRDFDLKLQMKIEKGGGGGIQYRSVTGIPWTRPQPQGQPPYDLKFMMTGPQADFWFPVTARTSEYTGQWYSENTMQGILAYRGQVTQALPGQTNRLVANIGDRQALGGYVKVNEWNDYQIIARGGVMMHIMNGQLMAVFIDDTKDSVNNQPGLIGFEIESQPCKISVRNIWLRKFD, from the coding sequence ATGACAGCATCCCGTGGCCTCGTCGCCCGCCTCGTTCGTCCCAGGCTCTCCCTGGGCGCCGCCCTTACCCTCTGCCTGGCGGGGCTCCCCGCTGGGTTATCCGGCCAATCCGTACCACCAGCATTGGAGTCCCCTGGGGTGCGTCCGCCCCAGACGGGCCCCAATGGCGAGAAGTACATCGGCATGCCCAAGTTTCACGAGCCGGCGCCCTATGACATTAACGAGCACACCGGGTACCACCAGATCTTTGATGGGAGCAGCTTCCAGGGATGGGATGCCGACCCCGGCATCTGGCGTGTGGAGAACGGCGTGATGATTGGCGAAACACTGGAAGGCAAGCCGAAGGGAAACAACTACATCGTCTACAAAGGCGACAAGCCTCGCGACTTTGACCTGAAGCTCCAGATGAAGATCGAGAAGGGCGGCGGAGGCGGGATTCAATACCGCAGTGTAACGGGAATACCCTGGACACGGCCGCAGCCGCAGGGACAGCCGCCTTACGACCTCAAGTTCATGATGACCGGACCGCAGGCGGATTTCTGGTTTCCGGTGACCGCGCGCACGTCGGAGTACACCGGGCAATGGTACTCGGAGAACACGATGCAGGGCATCCTCGCGTATCGAGGCCAGGTCACGCAGGCACTGCCGGGCCAGACCAACCGGCTGGTCGCGAACATCGGCGACCGCCAGGCCCTGGGCGGATATGTGAAGGTGAACGAATGGAACGACTACCAGATCATCGCCCGCGGCGGAGTGATGATGCACATCATGAACGGCCAATTGATGGCTGTGTTCATTGATGACACGAAGGACTCAGTCAACAACCAACCCGGGCTGATCGGCTTCGAGATCGAAAGCCAGCCATGCAAGATCTCCGTAAGGAATATCTGGCTGCGGAAATTTGATTAG
- a CDS encoding AMP-binding protein → MGILDELTRWAAASPETPALLSPGRDPVSRAELVAATRTIAKYLADAGVKHGDVVAMVLPDGVDLVLAFAGITSVAACAPLNPASSRAEFEFSLGELRPRALVVDSRDSAAAAVAAVMGLRVIEFPELPAVDARVPALDSPGSSDVAVVIFTSATTDRAKGVPLTHGNLAAMLASTQRALALSENDRFLSMMPLFHLQGLISTLSQLLAGGSIVFLGGLEAGRLGACIREYLPTWYTAGPALHGAILSAGSVEAGRLRFVRSIGARMAPQLMADVEKALGVPVLEGYGLTETGLVTSNACPPGQRKPGSVGRSCGPEVAILGSDGTWLGPQQEGEIAVRGPSVMRGYREDEAATRRAFQDGWFLTGDLGHLDEEGFLYVTGRIKEMINRGGEKVLPAEVEDVLLAHPSVKKAAAFGRPHPTLGEDVAAAVVLHKGARANEWELRSHAAGHLTAFKVPRRIFFVEAIPVGATGKVRRADLARDLSTRIAHHQAPRSSLERSIAGIWRKVLNVERVGVHDDFFDLGGDSFAVTLMMAELEAEFGPAATALDTSTFFETPEIATLASLLEGETAAPFRKQNVLRQPLLALQRHGGRTPFYCVPGADENPYYFRELAQEHGEEQPFYIVRDPRPMEDRSAYTVEEMAARFVDQIRAVQVDGPYLLGGHCFGGIVAYEMARQLVAQGHRVDRLVLFETPAPGYPKVLRHWKGYGRQAMAVLKGERQVGFQELQSHARVLLGLCRKRAFSMGRRVAVLAPLAHSSARDEHPNWKAGREYRLKPLHCDVLQLVSAEEEHSTTVLDDPLTAWREFVRGKFEVAATSGKADRIFRQPHVRVLARRMRAALDGVLVHP, encoded by the coding sequence ATGGGCATCCTTGACGAATTGACGCGGTGGGCAGCGGCGTCGCCGGAGACGCCCGCTTTGCTGTCCCCCGGACGCGACCCTGTGAGCCGTGCCGAACTGGTGGCGGCCACGAGAACCATCGCGAAGTATCTCGCCGATGCCGGCGTCAAGCATGGCGACGTCGTGGCGATGGTCCTGCCGGACGGGGTCGATCTCGTGCTGGCTTTTGCCGGAATCACCTCTGTGGCCGCGTGCGCGCCACTGAACCCCGCCTCCTCCCGGGCGGAGTTTGAATTCTCGCTTGGTGAACTGCGGCCCCGTGCGTTGGTTGTGGACAGTCGCGACAGCGCCGCCGCCGCAGTGGCGGCTGTGATGGGCCTGCGGGTGATTGAGTTTCCGGAACTTCCGGCGGTGGACGCGCGCGTACCGGCGCTCGACTCGCCTGGGAGCAGCGATGTCGCCGTGGTGATCTTCACGTCGGCGACGACAGACCGCGCCAAGGGCGTTCCGCTGACGCACGGCAATCTGGCGGCAATGCTCGCCAGTACGCAGCGGGCGCTGGCATTGAGCGAGAACGACCGGTTCCTCAGCATGATGCCGCTGTTCCACCTGCAGGGACTCATTAGTACGTTGTCGCAGTTGCTGGCCGGCGGAAGCATCGTGTTTCTCGGTGGATTGGAAGCGGGCCGGCTCGGGGCGTGTATCCGCGAATACTTGCCGACGTGGTACACAGCAGGGCCGGCGCTGCACGGCGCGATCCTCTCCGCGGGATCTGTCGAAGCGGGCCGCCTGCGGTTCGTCCGTTCCATTGGTGCGCGCATGGCGCCTCAGTTGATGGCGGATGTCGAGAAGGCCCTGGGCGTGCCTGTGCTCGAGGGCTACGGACTGACAGAAACAGGCCTGGTGACAAGCAATGCGTGCCCGCCGGGACAGCGCAAGCCCGGATCGGTCGGCAGGAGTTGCGGTCCGGAGGTCGCGATTCTGGGTTCCGATGGAACGTGGCTGGGGCCTCAGCAGGAGGGTGAGATCGCCGTGCGGGGCCCTTCTGTCATGCGGGGCTACCGTGAGGATGAAGCGGCGACGCGCAGAGCCTTCCAGGACGGTTGGTTTCTCACTGGCGACCTGGGGCACTTGGACGAAGAGGGTTTCCTCTACGTCACGGGCCGCATCAAGGAGATGATCAACCGCGGCGGCGAAAAGGTGCTGCCGGCGGAAGTGGAAGATGTGTTGCTGGCGCATCCGTCTGTGAAGAAGGCCGCGGCTTTCGGGCGGCCGCATCCCACGCTTGGCGAGGACGTCGCTGCTGCGGTGGTGCTGCACAAAGGGGCCCGGGCGAACGAGTGGGAATTGCGCAGCCACGCCGCGGGACACCTGACGGCTTTCAAAGTGCCCCGTCGGATCTTCTTCGTCGAGGCCATCCCCGTCGGCGCGACGGGCAAGGTGCGGCGCGCCGATCTGGCAAGGGATCTGTCCACTCGCATCGCACACCACCAGGCGCCGCGCTCCAGCCTGGAGAGATCGATTGCGGGTATCTGGCGCAAGGTGCTGAATGTGGAGCGAGTGGGCGTTCACGACGACTTCTTCGATCTGGGCGGCGACTCGTTTGCGGTCACCCTCATGATGGCGGAGCTCGAAGCGGAATTCGGCCCCGCCGCCACGGCCCTGGATACCTCCACTTTCTTTGAGACGCCCGAAATCGCGACCCTTGCCAGCCTGTTGGAGGGAGAGACCGCCGCTCCATTCCGGAAGCAGAACGTGCTCAGGCAGCCGCTGCTGGCACTGCAGAGGCATGGTGGCCGCACTCCTTTCTATTGCGTGCCGGGTGCGGATGAGAACCCTTACTACTTCAGGGAACTGGCGCAGGAGCATGGCGAGGAGCAGCCCTTCTACATCGTCAGGGATCCGCGGCCGATGGAAGACCGCTCCGCCTACACCGTTGAGGAGATGGCGGCACGCTTTGTGGATCAGATCCGCGCCGTTCAGGTGGACGGTCCTTACCTGCTCGGCGGACATTGCTTTGGTGGGATTGTCGCTTACGAGATGGCGCGTCAACTGGTGGCGCAAGGGCACAGGGTCGACAGGCTTGTGCTGTTTGAGACGCCCGCTCCGGGCTATCCCAAGGTGCTGCGCCACTGGAAGGGTTACGGCCGGCAAGCCATGGCCGTCTTAAAGGGCGAACGTCAAGTCGGGTTCCAGGAGTTGCAGTCGCACGCCCGCGTCCTGCTCGGCCTGTGCCGGAAGAGAGCCTTTTCCATGGGGCGGCGCGTGGCTGTCCTCGCTCCCCTGGCGCATTCCAGTGCGCGCGACGAGCATCCCAACTGGAAGGCGGGGCGCGAATACCGGCTGAAGCCGCTGCACTGCGATGTGCTGCAATTGGTGTCCGCCGAGGAGGAGCACAGCACGACGGTGCTGGATGATCCGCTGACGGCCTGGCGGGAGTTCGTTCGCGGAAAGTTCGAAGTGGCGGCCACTTCGGGCAAAGCCGACCGGATTTTCCGGCAGCCTCATGTCCGGGTTCTCGCCCGGCGGATGCGGGCTGCGCTGGATGGCGTACTCGTCCACCCTTAG
- a CDS encoding tannase/feruloyl esterase family alpha/beta hydrolase, translating to MRKTISKLKPLFPLFCAAALSAQVVPLRDWPVPAPTGKPAILCADLRSLTNFEYSVVSATVVDASTAAPEHCQVRIFIQPALNIEVKLPTAWNGRLYMFGNGGWAGESFESPGRLTTAARGLKAGFVTASTDTGHSAAAEPGASFALNRQELLDYGFRSLHLTAELAKLMARTFYGEAPRKSYYEGCSQGGRQGLTLAQRFPNDFDGIIAGAPGLFQTATHLSRAYWMQGMNANPFPASKLGLLAQVVYDKCDARDGLKDGLIEDPRRCDFKPARDLPRCAAGVDGADCVTADQVKSLERIYSDVMSHGKRFFPGWPVGPEVAGPNGQSGWIGQEIPGSNGPGAWTSYGYNFLRYVAPAVLGGKVDDNPAEAFRLFDIDSAPPQVEELRQVIDANDPDLTAFRKHGGKLLMYFGWADPQLNPLMGVEYYERVLAAMGDSTTDFFRLFMVPGMFHCGGGVGTSQFDATTPLLNWVEQAKAPTRIEAARVVQGNPVRTRPLCAYPQVARYKGSGSIDEAANFTCVQP from the coding sequence ATGCGAAAGACTATTTCGAAACTCAAGCCGCTGTTTCCTCTCTTCTGCGCCGCCGCGCTGTCGGCCCAGGTTGTACCCCTAAGGGATTGGCCGGTGCCCGCCCCCACTGGTAAGCCGGCCATCCTGTGTGCGGACCTGCGAAGCCTGACCAACTTCGAGTACTCCGTAGTGAGCGCGACCGTGGTCGACGCCAGCACCGCGGCACCTGAGCACTGTCAGGTGCGGATCTTCATCCAGCCGGCTCTGAACATCGAGGTCAAACTGCCCACCGCATGGAACGGGCGTCTCTACATGTTCGGCAACGGTGGCTGGGCGGGGGAATCCTTTGAATCCCCTGGGCGCCTGACGACAGCCGCGCGGGGCCTGAAGGCCGGGTTTGTTACCGCCTCGACAGACACGGGGCACTCGGCCGCGGCGGAGCCCGGCGCCAGCTTCGCGCTCAACCGGCAGGAGTTGCTCGACTACGGCTTCCGGTCGCTGCATCTGACCGCGGAGCTAGCGAAGCTGATGGCCAGGACGTTCTATGGAGAAGCGCCCCGCAAGTCTTACTACGAAGGCTGCTCGCAGGGCGGGCGTCAGGGACTCACACTCGCGCAGCGCTTCCCCAACGACTTCGATGGCATCATCGCCGGTGCTCCCGGTTTGTTCCAGACAGCCACTCATCTCTCTCGCGCTTACTGGATGCAGGGGATGAACGCCAACCCGTTCCCGGCCTCGAAACTCGGGCTGCTGGCCCAGGTGGTCTACGACAAGTGCGATGCCCGGGATGGCCTGAAGGATGGGCTCATCGAAGATCCGCGGCGTTGCGATTTCAAACCTGCTCGGGATCTGCCCCGCTGCGCCGCCGGAGTCGACGGTGCCGATTGCGTCACAGCGGATCAGGTGAAGTCGCTGGAACGGATCTACAGCGACGTCATGAGCCATGGAAAGCGATTCTTTCCCGGATGGCCGGTAGGCCCGGAAGTGGCCGGGCCCAACGGGCAGAGTGGCTGGATCGGGCAGGAGATACCCGGTTCGAACGGCCCGGGCGCCTGGACCTCTTACGGCTACAACTTCCTGCGCTACGTCGCGCCGGCCGTTCTAGGGGGCAAAGTCGACGACAATCCGGCGGAGGCATTTCGCCTGTTTGACATCGATAGCGCGCCGCCGCAGGTGGAGGAATTGCGTCAGGTCATCGACGCCAACGATCCGGATCTGACCGCCTTCCGCAAGCACGGCGGCAAGCTGCTCATGTACTTCGGCTGGGCCGACCCGCAGTTGAACCCCCTGATGGGTGTCGAATACTACGAGCGCGTGCTTGCCGCCATGGGCGACTCCACCACCGACTTCTTCCGGCTCTTCATGGTGCCTGGAATGTTTCACTGCGGCGGCGGCGTGGGCACCAGCCAGTTCGACGCAACCACCCCGCTGCTCAATTGGGTGGAGCAGGCCAAGGCACCCACCCGCATCGAAGCAGCCAGGGTAGTGCAGGGGAATCCGGTGCGCACCCGGCCGTTGTGCGCCTACCCGCAGGTCGCCAGGTACAAAGGCAGCGGCAGCATCGACGAGGCGGCGAACTTCACTTGCGTCCAGCCCTGA
- a CDS encoding right-handed parallel beta-helix repeat-containing protein yields MATLEDRVGSTDRRSFLRDATAGVVSSALGFIDTAAAAPAGRKFHVAAGGDDSASGLSPKKPWKSLERVSRETFQPGDAVLLRSGDAWKGRLQLHGSGAENKPIVLGRYGSGPLPVIDMGAVEGAAVLLENRSWWQISGIEVTSGAPAVPRIGRQGIVALVTGEGTCSNIVIRGCFIHDVWGTLGGGGPLDMYNSSAIFAGRRQTDRHRTGSVENLLIEGNRIERVDRCGIIVWRGGKGVVIRQNRMENLGGDGIFPEGCDGVLVERNIVTRSCLRTGDPDLTLADKRYNPHSAAIWLQNCTGGIMQFNEVYDTGRCKGNGDGEAYDFDFGCRDCILQYNYSRNNYGLLLIMQRTSGNIARYNISENDQTHLLALRSNLDDGNLIHNNVFYVDHGTVEIEMMDNPQIRDKTKAGVPLRNNIFYAAGQGRFKVLYLAPTQPDLNPGDNRLFLENCYFGPWVGAGPNDSNLPGKTQDPLFVAPGRGGIGLDSLEGYQLRADSPCLGRGAAIANSGGRDFWGNSLPAGALDIGAFQHRTR; encoded by the coding sequence GTGGCGACCTTGGAAGATCGTGTTGGTTCGACGGACAGACGCTCTTTTCTTAGAGACGCGACAGCCGGTGTCGTCTCGTCCGCCCTGGGATTCATCGACACCGCAGCGGCGGCTCCCGCCGGCCGCAAGTTCCACGTCGCCGCGGGCGGCGATGACTCGGCCAGCGGCTTGTCTCCGAAGAAGCCGTGGAAGAGCTTGGAGCGAGTGAGTCGGGAGACCTTCCAGCCCGGCGACGCGGTTCTGCTGAGGTCCGGCGACGCCTGGAAGGGGCGGCTCCAGTTGCACGGCTCCGGAGCCGAGAATAAGCCCATTGTTCTGGGGCGTTACGGCAGTGGTCCGCTGCCTGTCATTGACATGGGCGCAGTGGAAGGCGCAGCCGTGCTGCTGGAGAACCGGAGTTGGTGGCAGATCTCCGGGATCGAGGTGACCAGCGGTGCTCCGGCGGTTCCCAGGATCGGCCGGCAGGGGATTGTTGCGTTGGTGACTGGAGAAGGCACCTGCTCAAACATCGTGATCCGCGGCTGCTTCATCCACGATGTCTGGGGCACATTGGGCGGCGGCGGGCCGTTGGATATGTACAACAGCTCCGCAATCTTTGCCGGCCGTCGGCAGACTGACCGGCACCGCACCGGCTCCGTGGAGAACCTGCTCATCGAAGGGAACCGCATCGAGCGGGTTGACCGCTGCGGCATCATCGTCTGGCGTGGGGGCAAGGGTGTGGTGATCCGCCAGAATCGCATGGAGAATCTCGGCGGCGACGGCATCTTTCCCGAGGGTTGCGATGGCGTCCTGGTGGAGCGCAATATCGTAACACGTTCCTGCCTGCGCACTGGCGATCCGGATCTCACCCTGGCGGACAAGCGCTACAATCCGCACTCGGCCGCCATCTGGCTGCAGAACTGTACCGGCGGCATTATGCAGTTCAACGAGGTCTACGATACCGGCCGCTGCAAAGGGAACGGCGACGGCGAGGCGTATGACTTCGACTTCGGTTGCCGCGACTGCATTCTGCAGTACAACTACAGCCGCAACAATTACGGACTGCTGCTGATCATGCAGCGGACTTCAGGCAATATCGCGCGCTACAACATCAGTGAGAACGATCAGACGCACCTGCTGGCGCTGCGTTCCAACCTCGACGACGGCAACCTGATTCACAACAATGTCTTCTATGTCGATCACGGAACGGTCGAGATCGAGATGATGGACAACCCGCAGATCAGGGACAAGACCAAAGCCGGCGTGCCGCTGCGCAACAACATCTTCTACGCCGCCGGGCAGGGACGGTTCAAGGTGCTCTACCTCGCGCCCACGCAGCCTGACCTCAATCCGGGCGACAACCGCCTCTTCCTCGAAAACTGCTACTTCGGTCCCTGGGTGGGCGCCGGCCCCAATGATTCCAACCTGCCCGGCAAGACGCAAGATCCTCTCTTTGTCGCGCCCGGCCGGGGGGGCATCGGACTCGACAGCCTGGAGGGCTATCAGCTTCGGGCCGATTCACCGTGCCTGGGGCGCGGTGCCGCGATCGCAAATAGCGGCGGCCGCGACTTCTGGGGCAATTCACTGCCGGCCGGCGCCCTGGATATAGGGGCGTTCCAGCATCGGACGAGGTAG
- a CDS encoding TonB-dependent receptor: MSSPCLRSLRKVAPLLLLSITGLAAFGQGFGTIVGTVTDPTGAVVPSAKIRITDEATANSRETNTNDQGYYVVPALRPALYTITVESSGFANLTRKAIQLQADQNLTVNLPLSVQQAVESVNVSAESIQVDTTSATANAVVDQRRVVDLPLNGRNAASLLLVVPGAIPAPANDVDQGNTKTFPSVVTVSTNGSRQNQISFRLDGSYNNDIYTNVNQPFPFPDALQEFSVQTSNYAAKFGGNAGGVVNVVTKSGTNEFHGSGFEFVRNAEFNARNFFAAKRDLLKRNQFGGTVGGPITIPGVYNGKNRDFFFFGYQGTLIRNVGNTSNAYVPLTQNTTGDFSNVLSATDPANPFSKATTVLDPTTGTPFAGNIIPTSRLDPAAVKFMKYIPVQGSGNGRIFYSTPLAQNFNEFLTRGDHTFSEKDRLSARYFYDKFSNKSFLEQANYLANSNYSTIISQNALISETHMFSPSVINEFRASFSRETSIRGPSLDTINLADLGVNIWQPTIKALNGISVSGFFSQGQTDPASFIRNQYNLSNDVSWIRGKHNIAFGGAAIRGQVLLRNLFRTSGSFSFTADNTNDALASFMLGYVRTFAQGYGEYKDNQLYSYSLYIQDDYHASQRLTVNMGLRWEPFFPWHEMQNRMEQFSPADYIANKHSSVYTNAPAGLLFPGDSGMPFWGQKSNLKYFSPRAGFAYALTSDNKTSLRGGIGMFYDALQPGVYNNRFVDVTPFSPQISLTQPQGSFSNPYKGITNPYPAAWPPPKDVAFPGPVLVISYDPANGGKAVAPVIYNWNLIVERQLADAWVGRVAYVGSHGSHLGEAIEMNPAVYTAGSKLSADARRLFQPYGSISQASFDENSSFNSFQTTLQKHYSKGFTTMVNYTWSKSIDSTPANMGITGVAQGSNSPVPWYMTGRHQFDRGLSEFDHRHRFVASYVYDVPKLAGSNMFVRTALGGWQLSGIVTVQTGGPLTLLAGKDQSQTGIGSDRANYLGGDSYGSNACTGSGTCVSYLNPAAFGLPVTGNWGNMGKGALHGPKLVNWDAGIFKDFPLGSERYHLQFRAEFFNVFNHANFNNPNVTQSAGGFGTITSAQDPRIGQLALKILF; the protein is encoded by the coding sequence ATGTCGTCACCATGCCTTCGCTCACTGCGCAAAGTTGCGCCACTCCTCCTCCTGTCGATCACCGGCCTCGCCGCCTTTGGTCAGGGCTTCGGCACCATTGTCGGTACAGTTACTGACCCCACGGGTGCCGTTGTTCCCTCCGCCAAAATTCGCATCACCGACGAAGCCACAGCCAACTCACGCGAAACCAATACCAACGACCAGGGCTACTACGTCGTGCCTGCCCTTCGGCCCGCGCTCTATACCATCACGGTCGAATCTTCCGGTTTTGCCAACCTCACCCGCAAAGCCATCCAACTGCAGGCGGACCAGAACCTCACCGTCAATCTTCCGCTTTCCGTTCAGCAGGCGGTGGAAAGCGTCAACGTCAGTGCCGAATCGATCCAGGTCGATACCACCAGCGCCACCGCCAACGCTGTCGTAGACCAGCGCCGCGTTGTGGATCTGCCGCTCAACGGCCGCAATGCCGCCTCCCTCCTGCTCGTCGTGCCTGGCGCCATCCCTGCGCCCGCCAACGACGTTGACCAGGGCAATACGAAGACCTTCCCGTCTGTTGTCACGGTGTCCACCAACGGCAGCCGCCAGAACCAGATCTCCTTCCGTCTCGACGGCTCCTACAACAACGACATCTACACCAACGTCAACCAGCCCTTCCCCTTCCCGGACGCCCTGCAGGAGTTCTCCGTGCAGACCTCGAACTACGCCGCCAAGTTTGGAGGCAATGCCGGCGGCGTCGTCAACGTTGTCACGAAGTCAGGAACCAATGAGTTCCACGGCAGCGGCTTCGAATTTGTCCGCAATGCCGAATTCAACGCCCGCAATTTCTTCGCCGCCAAGCGCGACCTGCTCAAGCGCAACCAGTTCGGCGGCACCGTCGGCGGACCCATCACGATTCCTGGCGTCTATAACGGTAAGAACAGAGACTTCTTCTTCTTCGGTTATCAGGGCACCCTCATCCGCAACGTCGGCAACACGTCAAACGCCTACGTGCCCCTCACCCAGAACACCACAGGAGACTTCTCCAATGTCCTGAGTGCCACTGACCCGGCCAACCCGTTCTCCAAAGCGACCACCGTCCTCGATCCCACCACGGGCACCCCATTCGCCGGCAACATTATCCCCACCAGCCGCCTCGACCCCGCTGCTGTGAAGTTCATGAAGTACATTCCGGTCCAGGGCTCCGGCAATGGCCGCATCTTCTACTCCACTCCGCTCGCGCAGAACTTCAACGAGTTCCTCACTCGCGGCGACCACACGTTCAGCGAGAAAGATCGCCTCAGCGCCCGCTACTTCTACGACAAGTTCAGCAACAAGAGCTTCCTGGAGCAGGCGAACTATCTCGCCAACTCGAATTACTCAACCATCATCAGCCAGAACGCTTTGATCAGCGAGACGCACATGTTCTCGCCTTCGGTCATCAATGAGTTCCGCGCCTCCTTCTCCCGTGAGACTTCGATCCGCGGCCCGTCGCTCGACACCATCAACCTGGCCGACCTCGGCGTGAATATCTGGCAGCCCACCATTAAGGCGCTCAACGGCATCTCCGTCTCCGGTTTCTTCAGCCAGGGACAAACGGATCCCGCCTCGTTCATTCGCAACCAGTACAACCTCAGCAACGACGTGAGCTGGATCCGCGGCAAGCACAACATCGCCTTCGGCGGCGCTGCCATTCGCGGCCAGGTCCTGCTGCGCAACCTGTTCCGCACCTCCGGATCCTTCAGCTTCACCGCGGATAACACCAACGACGCGCTGGCCAGTTTCATGCTGGGCTACGTCCGCACCTTCGCGCAGGGTTACGGCGAGTACAAGGACAATCAGCTGTACTCCTACAGCCTCTATATCCAGGACGACTACCATGCCAGCCAGCGCCTCACCGTCAACATGGGACTGCGCTGGGAGCCCTTCTTCCCGTGGCACGAAATGCAGAACCGCATGGAGCAGTTCTCGCCCGCTGACTACATCGCCAACAAGCACTCCTCCGTCTACACCAACGCCCCGGCCGGCCTCCTCTTCCCTGGCGATTCGGGCATGCCCTTCTGGGGTCAGAAGTCCAACCTCAAGTACTTCTCCCCCCGCGCCGGCTTCGCCTATGCCCTCACCTCTGACAACAAGACCAGCCTCCGCGGCGGAATCGGCATGTTCTACGATGCGCTCCAGCCCGGCGTCTATAACAACCGCTTCGTCGACGTCACACCCTTCAGCCCCCAGATCAGTCTGACCCAGCCCCAGGGCTCCTTCTCCAACCCGTACAAGGGCATCACCAACCCCTATCCAGCCGCTTGGCCGCCCCCCAAGGACGTCGCCTTCCCCGGTCCGGTGCTGGTGATCTCCTACGATCCGGCCAATGGCGGCAAGGCCGTCGCGCCGGTCATCTACAACTGGAACCTCATCGTCGAACGCCAGCTCGCGGATGCGTGGGTCGGCCGTGTGGCGTACGTCGGATCTCACGGCTCCCATCTCGGCGAAGCCATCGAGATGAATCCCGCGGTTTATACTGCCGGCAGCAAGCTGTCAGCCGACGCCCGCCGCCTGTTCCAGCCCTACGGCTCCATCAGCCAGGCCTCGTTTGACGAGAACTCCAGCTTCAACTCATTCCAGACCACCCTGCAGAAACACTACTCCAAGGGCTTCACCACGATGGTGAATTACACCTGGTCCAAGTCCATCGACAGCACCCCTGCCAACATGGGCATCACGGGTGTTGCCCAGGGCAGCAACTCGCCCGTCCCGTGGTACATGACCGGCCGCCACCAGTTCGATCGCGGCCTGTCGGAGTTCGACCACCGTCACCGGTTTGTCGCCTCTTATGTCTACGATGTGCCGAAGCTCGCCGGTTCCAATATGTTTGTCCGCACGGCCCTGGGCGGCTGGCAGCTCTCCGGCATCGTCACCGTTCAGACCGGCGGCCCGCTCACGCTCCTCGCAGGCAAGGACCAGTCCCAGACCGGCATCGGCAGCGACCGCGCCAATTACCTCGGCGGCGACTCCTACGGCTCCAATGCCTGCACCGGTTCCGGCACCTGCGTCTCCTACCTCAATCCCGCTGCCTTCGGCCTCCCCGTCACCGGCAACTGGGGCAATATGGGCAAGGGTGCCCTCCACGGGCCCAAGCTCGTCAATTGGGACGCCGGCATCTTCAAGGACTTCCCCCTCGGCTCTGAGCGCTACCACCTTCAGTTCCGCGCGGAGTTCTTCAATGTCTTCAATCACGCCAACTTCAACAACCCGAACGTGACCCAGAGCGCCGGCGGCTTCGGCACCATCACCAGCGCCCAGGATCCCCGCATCGGCCAGTTGGCCCTGAAGATCCTGTTCTAG